One genomic segment of Amycolatopsis sp. Hca4 includes these proteins:
- a CDS encoding AMP-binding protein, with the protein MPDAPALPSYASGTSEVPLLGDTIGDNFDRTVAAFADRDALVDRAAGKRWTYRELAAEVSALALGLVARGIGKGDRVGIWSPNRAEWTFLQYATAKIGAILVNINPAYRAHELAYVLNQAGIRLLVASDKFKTSDYPAMAEEVREKCAALEQVVILGGGDWDALLAAGRGGDPAQLAHLQAGLSADDPINIQYTSGTTGFPKGATLSHHNILNNGYFVGELCNYTEEDKVCIPVPFYHCFGMVMGNLACTSHGACMVIPAPAFDPKATLEAVAAERCTSLYGVPTMFIAELNHPDFGEFDLSSLRTGIMAGSPCPVEVMKQVIDRMGMAEVSICYGMTETSPVSTQTRSDDSIERRVSTVGRVGPHLEVKVVDPETGLTVPRGEPGELCTRGYSVMLGYWEQPDKTAEAIDAARWMHTGDLAVMDADGYVNITGRIKDMVIRGGENLYPREIEEFLYTHPDILDAQVIGVPDEKYGEELMAWIRMREGASPLDAEKVREFCSGKLAHYKIPRYVHVVEEFPMTVTGKVRKVEMREKSISLLGLEKAASAKHA; encoded by the coding sequence ATGCCTGACGCGCCCGCCCTGCCGAGCTACGCCTCGGGGACCTCGGAGGTCCCGCTGCTCGGCGACACCATCGGCGACAACTTCGACCGGACGGTGGCCGCGTTCGCCGACCGGGACGCCCTGGTCGACCGGGCCGCCGGGAAGCGGTGGACCTACCGGGAGCTGGCCGCCGAGGTGTCCGCGCTGGCGCTGGGGCTGGTCGCGCGGGGCATCGGCAAGGGCGACCGGGTCGGCATCTGGTCGCCGAACCGCGCGGAGTGGACGTTCCTGCAGTACGCGACGGCGAAGATCGGCGCGATCCTGGTCAACATCAACCCCGCCTACCGCGCGCACGAGCTCGCGTACGTCCTCAACCAGGCCGGGATCCGGCTGCTGGTGGCGTCCGACAAGTTCAAGACGTCCGACTACCCCGCGATGGCCGAGGAGGTGCGCGAGAAGTGCGCGGCGCTCGAACAGGTCGTGATCCTCGGCGGCGGGGACTGGGACGCGCTGCTGGCGGCCGGCCGCGGCGGTGACCCGGCGCAGCTGGCGCACCTGCAGGCCGGGCTGTCGGCCGACGACCCGATCAACATCCAGTACACGTCCGGGACGACGGGCTTCCCCAAGGGCGCCACGCTGTCCCACCACAACATCCTCAACAACGGCTACTTCGTCGGTGAACTGTGCAACTACACCGAAGAAGACAAGGTGTGCATCCCGGTGCCCTTCTACCACTGCTTCGGCATGGTGATGGGCAACCTGGCCTGCACCAGCCACGGCGCCTGCATGGTCATCCCGGCACCCGCGTTCGACCCGAAAGCCACCCTCGAAGCGGTCGCGGCCGAGCGGTGCACGTCGCTCTACGGCGTGCCGACGATGTTCATCGCCGAGCTCAACCACCCGGACTTCGGCGAGTTCGACCTGTCGTCGCTGCGCACCGGGATCATGGCGGGCTCGCCGTGCCCGGTCGAGGTGATGAAGCAGGTCATCGACCGGATGGGGATGGCCGAAGTGTCCATTTGCTACGGCATGACGGAGACGTCCCCGGTGTCGACGCAGACCCGGTCCGACGACTCGATCGAGCGCCGCGTGTCGACGGTCGGGCGGGTCGGGCCGCACCTGGAGGTGAAGGTCGTCGACCCGGAAACCGGCCTGACTGTCCCGCGCGGCGAGCCGGGCGAGCTGTGCACGCGCGGGTATTCGGTGATGCTGGGGTACTGGGAGCAGCCGGACAAGACGGCGGAGGCGATCGACGCGGCCCGCTGGATGCACACGGGAGACCTGGCGGTGATGGACGCCGACGGCTACGTCAACATCACCGGCCGCATCAAGGACATGGTCATCCGCGGCGGCGAAAACCTGTACCCGCGCGAGATCGAGGAGTTCCTCTACACGCACCCGGACATCCTGGACGCGCAGGTGATCGGCGTCCCGGACGAGAAGTACGGCGAAGAGCTGATGGCGTGGATCCGGATGCGCGAAGGCGCTTCGCCGTTGGACGCGGAAAAGGTGCGCGAGTTCTGCAGCGGGAAGCTGGCGCACTACAAGATCCCGCGGTACGTCCACGTCGTCGAGGAGTTCCCGATGACGGTGACGGGGAAGGTGCGCAAGGTCGAAATGCGCGAGAAGTCGATCAGCTTGCTGGGGTTGGAGAAAGCGGCTTCGGCGAAGCACGCCTAA
- a CDS encoding R2-like ligand-binding oxidase, which yields MTDTLPELRSGFSSLRKGGLNWDSFPLRLFVKGNKKFWNPADIDFSREREGWDTLNPEQQRSTTYLVAQFIAGEEAVTEDIQPFMRAMSATGRFGDEMYLTQFCFEEAKHTEVFRRWMDAVGLTQDLHPFVAENPHYRKLFYEELPQSLRALEDDPSPLNQIRASVTYNHVIEGSLALTGYYSWQLICTQHDILPGMQELVRRIGDDERRHMAWGTFTCRRHVAADDSLWDAVQQRMGELLPHALNMIQWVQDQFEELPFDNDPQEIIQYAADRAQRRLGAIESARGMPVEQIDVDYSPEQLEETFGEEDAKAIAEAAAAVG from the coding sequence ATGACCGACACGCTCCCCGAACTCCGCTCCGGCTTTTCCTCACTGCGCAAGGGCGGGCTGAACTGGGACTCGTTCCCGCTGCGGCTGTTCGTCAAGGGCAACAAGAAGTTCTGGAACCCGGCCGACATCGACTTCAGCCGCGAACGCGAAGGCTGGGACACGCTCAACCCCGAGCAGCAGCGCAGCACGACCTACCTCGTGGCGCAGTTCATCGCCGGCGAAGAGGCGGTCACCGAGGACATCCAGCCGTTCATGCGGGCGATGTCGGCGACCGGCCGGTTCGGCGACGAGATGTACCTGACGCAGTTCTGCTTCGAGGAGGCCAAGCACACGGAGGTGTTCCGGCGCTGGATGGACGCGGTCGGGCTGACCCAGGACCTGCACCCGTTCGTCGCCGAGAACCCGCACTACCGCAAGCTTTTCTACGAAGAGCTGCCGCAGTCGCTGCGGGCGCTGGAGGACGATCCCAGCCCGCTCAACCAGATCCGCGCGAGCGTCACCTACAACCACGTCATCGAGGGCAGCCTCGCGCTGACCGGCTACTACTCGTGGCAGCTGATCTGCACCCAGCACGACATCCTGCCGGGCATGCAGGAACTGGTCCGCCGCATCGGCGACGACGAGCGCCGCCACATGGCCTGGGGCACGTTCACCTGCCGCCGCCACGTCGCCGCGGACGACTCGCTGTGGGACGCGGTGCAGCAGCGGATGGGCGAGCTGCTGCCGCATGCGCTCAACATGATCCAGTGGGTGCAGGACCAGTTCGAGGAACTGCCGTTCGACAACGACCCCCAGGAGATCATCCAGTACGCGGCGGACCGGGCGCAGCGGCGGCTGGGCGCGATCGAGTCGGCGCGCGGGATGCCGGTGGAGCAAATCGACGTCGACTACTCGCCGGAGCAGCTGGAGGAGACGTTCGGCGAAGAAGACGCGAAGGCGATCGCGGAAGCCGCCGCGGCGGTGGGCTGA
- a CDS encoding MFS transporter, whose product MALFGSRSDGTPPGQPRGRKSKRRWTPEPGAAQARSWRDAAAPRAEHGSPPPPTRVQRPVPPRAGFHDGRVPNVGEAPTAAAPTNHRPPPPRGARPYDPHRTEPVRREPPGGFYQGERHPGSGEYEHYDTGGYAGEPRPPAPEPPPREEPRTPGGTPKLPKKITVTRVAAMRSRQLTGQAVGAFQRATKADGAEKSGLTSLTYAVMLNYASDAAMAIALANTLFFAATSGESKGKVALYLLITIAPFALVAPVIGPALDKVQRGRRLAMCASSIGQGLMAVVMALHFDDWLLYPAALGMMVLSKSFTVLKAAVTPRVLPSEITLSKTNARLTTFGLVAAGVFGALASGVNAITGSAGALWFTALICVAAAVQSMRIPAWVEATEGEVPTSLSAHPKEKKRRQPLGRHIVVALWGNGSVRVLTGFLMMFAAFAVKAQTEGSGQTPFMQLLLLGVIGAAAGAGGFLGNALGSRLHFGSPDQVIVGCVAACVAAALVATILPGLATAAIVGLIGATASALAKISLDAVIQEDLPEESRASAFGRSETVLQLAWCLGGAVGLLLPPTYWIGFLVITVVLAVGLAQTYLVRRGGSLVPGLGGDRPLRPEPTGSFPAQGLTGDPRARR is encoded by the coding sequence GTGGCACTCTTCGGCTCCCGCTCCGACGGCACTCCGCCGGGTCAGCCGCGCGGCCGGAAGTCCAAACGGCGCTGGACGCCGGAACCGGGCGCCGCGCAGGCCAGGTCCTGGCGGGACGCCGCCGCCCCGCGCGCCGAGCACGGCAGCCCGCCGCCGCCCACGCGCGTGCAGCGGCCCGTCCCGCCGCGCGCCGGGTTCCACGACGGCCGCGTGCCGAACGTCGGCGAGGCGCCCACCGCCGCCGCGCCGACGAACCACCGGCCGCCGCCCCCGCGCGGGGCCCGGCCCTACGACCCGCACCGCACCGAACCCGTCCGCCGCGAGCCGCCCGGCGGCTTCTACCAGGGCGAACGCCACCCCGGCAGCGGTGAGTACGAGCACTACGACACCGGCGGCTACGCCGGCGAGCCTCGGCCGCCGGCACCCGAGCCGCCGCCGCGGGAGGAGCCGCGCACCCCGGGCGGCACGCCGAAGCTGCCGAAGAAGATCACCGTCACCCGGGTGGCGGCGATGCGCAGCCGGCAGCTGACCGGCCAGGCCGTCGGCGCCTTCCAGCGCGCGACCAAGGCCGACGGCGCCGAGAAGTCCGGCCTGACCTCGCTGACCTACGCCGTGATGCTGAACTACGCCAGCGACGCGGCGATGGCGATCGCGCTGGCCAACACCCTCTTCTTCGCCGCGACCAGCGGCGAGAGCAAGGGCAAGGTGGCGCTCTACCTGCTCATCACGATCGCGCCGTTCGCGCTGGTCGCGCCGGTGATCGGGCCGGCGCTCGACAAGGTGCAGCGCGGCAGGCGGCTGGCGATGTGCGCGTCGTCGATCGGCCAGGGCCTGATGGCCGTGGTGATGGCGCTGCACTTCGACGACTGGCTGCTCTACCCGGCCGCGCTCGGGATGATGGTGCTGTCGAAGTCGTTCACCGTGCTCAAGGCCGCGGTGACGCCGCGGGTGCTGCCGTCGGAGATCACGCTTTCCAAGACCAACGCCCGGCTGACCACGTTCGGCCTGGTCGCCGCGGGCGTGTTCGGCGCGCTGGCCAGCGGCGTCAACGCCATCACCGGCTCGGCGGGCGCGCTGTGGTTCACGGCGCTGATCTGCGTGGCCGCGGCCGTGCAGTCGATGCGGATCCCGGCCTGGGTCGAGGCGACCGAGGGCGAGGTGCCGACGTCCCTTTCGGCCCACCCGAAAGAGAAGAAGCGCCGTCAGCCGCTGGGCCGCCACATCGTCGTCGCGCTGTGGGGCAACGGCTCGGTGCGCGTGCTCACCGGCTTCCTGATGATGTTCGCCGCCTTCGCGGTCAAGGCGCAGACCGAGGGCAGCGGGCAGACGCCGTTCATGCAGCTGCTGCTGCTCGGCGTGATCGGCGCCGCGGCCGGTGCCGGCGGCTTCCTCGGCAACGCGCTGGGCTCGCGGCTGCACTTCGGCAGCCCGGACCAGGTGATCGTCGGGTGCGTGGCGGCCTGTGTGGCGGCGGCGCTGGTGGCGACGATCCTGCCCGGCCTGGCCACGGCCGCGATCGTCGGCCTGATCGGCGCGACGGCCAGCGCGCTGGCCAAGATCAGCCTCGACGCCGTCATCCAGGAGGACCTGCCCGAGGAGTCGCGCGCGTCGGCGTTCGGCCGCTCGGAAACCGTGCTGCAGCTGGCCTGGTGCCTCGGCGGCGCGGTCGGGCTGCTGCTGCCGCCGACGTACTGGATCGGGTTCCTGGTGATCACCGTCGTGCTGGCGGTCGGCCTGGCCCAGACGTACCTGGTGCGCCGCGGCGGCTCGCTCGTGCCCGGCCTCGGCGGCGACCGGCCGCTGCGCCCCGAGCCGACCGGCAGCTTCCCGGCCCAGGGCCTGACCGGGGACCCGAGGGCCCGCCGGTAG
- a CDS encoding DUF2771 family protein gives MRRSRVVALLAAGGFAVAGCSAPGPAEVTFYADGHTINTAPVLTCDYTKKLAQPCSAQGSTQTLKVRPGKPVQISVPGEVAESPWQIVYEYVTPQGEFKQSDPIPFTSLDRYAYTVTPPTPADRISAVDVQKYTAVLNADTGESGLLPSDVWGLRLEA, from the coding sequence ATGCGACGTTCCCGGGTGGTGGCCCTGCTTGCGGCCGGTGGGTTCGCGGTGGCCGGCTGCTCGGCACCCGGCCCGGCCGAGGTCACCTTCTACGCCGACGGCCACACGATCAACACCGCGCCCGTGCTCACGTGCGACTACACGAAGAAGCTCGCGCAGCCGTGCAGCGCGCAGGGCTCGACGCAGACGCTGAAGGTCCGCCCGGGCAAGCCGGTGCAGATCTCGGTGCCCGGCGAAGTCGCCGAATCGCCGTGGCAGATCGTCTACGAGTACGTCACCCCTCAGGGCGAGTTCAAGCAGAGCGACCCGATCCCGTTCACGTCGCTGGACCGCTACGCCTACACGGTCACGCCGCCGACGCCCGCCGACCGCATTTCCGCGGTGGACGTGCAGAAGTACACGGCCGTGCTCAACGCCGACACCGGTGAGTCGGGCCTGCTGCCCAGCGACGTCTGGGGCCTGCGCCTGGAGGCGTAG
- a CDS encoding DUF3027 domain-containing protein: MCRGAGAAAQEGGQQQGGDDRRAHDEQPGTGAADACGTIGRMTLLLTLDDGSVQRKLADAVEFARAAVLEDAPEEQLGAHVGATREDAVTASHLFEAQVPGYGGWRWSVTVAVAAEDEPVTVSEVVLVPGPSALVAPAWVPWERRVRAGDLGVGDIFPTPENDPRLAPAYLQSDDPAVEETAHEVGLGRVHVLSRFGRTEAASRWHAGEFGPRSDMARSAPDVCGTCGFFVPLAGSLRGVFGVCSNDIAPADGHVVDVEYGCGAHSEVEVEVTSSVPVAELVYDDSQLDFAPAPEAAEVDGGSEASGAVEAPEVAEPVEAPEATEVAEPAHAPEVLETAAAEPETAIAESDVSPAEVEPPAPAEPTPAAVAEPLVPEATEAAEGAAEPVAAEAPAVVDEVAEPAEAADEAAEPVEAAASVVTDLAEPVAAEAPVVADAVEPAASAVPEAVEVPEPAASELADSAPAAAESAAVEPEPVAAEEPAAEVADQAAEPVVAEPEAAAAAAEVPAAADEVAEPGEPAASVVPEPAASELADSVPAVAEPVAPEVEPVASDDSATEPAEPAEAGERAEAGEAVAAGEEAEPPSGDDEARVPVVAEVPDPEEAEPTQAEVTDAVQVSAPQSELPPSETTDEARGDGASDR, encoded by the coding sequence TTGTGCCGGGGCGCCGGCGCAGCCGCCCAGGAGGGAGGCCAGCAGCAGGGCGGTGACGATCGGCGTGCGCACGATGAACAGCCTGGCACGGGCGCCGCGGATGCGTGCGGCACAATTGGCCGCATGACTTTGCTGCTGACCCTCGACGACGGTTCCGTGCAGCGCAAACTCGCCGATGCGGTGGAGTTCGCGCGGGCTGCGGTGCTGGAGGACGCACCCGAGGAGCAGCTCGGCGCCCACGTGGGGGCCACCCGCGAGGACGCGGTCACGGCGAGTCACCTGTTCGAGGCCCAGGTCCCGGGCTACGGGGGCTGGCGCTGGTCGGTGACGGTCGCGGTGGCGGCCGAGGACGAGCCGGTGACGGTCAGCGAGGTCGTGCTGGTCCCGGGCCCGTCGGCGCTGGTGGCGCCGGCGTGGGTGCCGTGGGAGCGCCGCGTCCGCGCGGGCGACCTCGGGGTGGGCGACATCTTCCCGACCCCGGAGAACGACCCCCGCCTGGCCCCGGCGTACCTGCAGTCGGACGACCCGGCGGTGGAGGAGACGGCCCACGAGGTGGGCTTGGGACGAGTACACGTGCTGTCCCGTTTCGGCCGGACAGAGGCGGCGTCGCGCTGGCACGCGGGCGAGTTCGGACCGCGGTCGGACATGGCCCGGAGCGCGCCGGACGTGTGCGGGACGTGCGGGTTCTTCGTGCCGCTGGCGGGATCGTTGCGCGGGGTGTTCGGGGTGTGCAGCAACGACATCGCCCCGGCGGACGGCCACGTGGTGGACGTGGAGTACGGGTGCGGGGCGCACTCGGAGGTCGAGGTCGAGGTGACGTCGTCGGTCCCGGTGGCGGAGCTGGTGTACGACGATTCCCAGCTGGACTTCGCCCCGGCGCCGGAGGCTGCTGAGGTTGACGGGGGCTCGGAGGCTTCGGGTGCTGTGGAGGCGCCGGAGGTTGCGGAGCCGGTGGAGGCGCCGGAAGCCACGGAGGTTGCGGAGCCGGCGCATGCCCCGGAGGTCCTTGAGACGGCAGCGGCCGAGCCGGAGACGGCAATAGCGGAGTCGGACGTTTCGCCGGCCGAGGTGGAGCCGCCGGCGCCCGCGGAGCCGACCCCGGCCGCGGTTGCCGAGCCGCTGGTCCCGGAGGCAACCGAGGCGGCCGAAGGTGCGGCTGAGCCGGTGGCGGCGGAGGCGCCTGCGGTGGTCGATGAGGTCGCCGAGCCGGCGGAAGCGGCGGATGAGGCCGCTGAGCCGGTTGAAGCTGCGGCTTCGGTGGTGACCGATCTGGCCGAGCCGGTGGCGGCTGAGGCACCCGTGGTGGCGGATGCGGTCGAGCCTGCGGCTTCGGCGGTGCCCGAGGCGGTCGAAGTTCCCGAGCCCGCGGCTTCGGAGCTGGCTGACTCGGCTCCGGCGGCTGCGGAGTCGGCCGCGGTGGAACCCGAACCGGTGGCTGCGGAGGAACCCGCCGCCGAGGTGGCTGATCAGGCCGCTGAGCCCGTGGTGGCCGAGCCCGAGGCAGCGGCAGCCGCGGCTGAGGTGCCTGCAGCGGCCGATGAGGTTGCTGAGCCGGGTGAACCGGCAGCTTCGGTGGTTCCCGAGCCTGCGGCTTCGGAGCTGGCCGACTCGGTTCCGGCTGTCGCCGAGCCGGTTGCGCCGGAGGTTGAGCCGGTTGCTTCGGATGATTCCGCCACCGAGCCCGCCGAGCCCGCCGAAGCTGGCGAGCGCGCCGAAGCTGGTGAGGCCGTCGCGGCAGGTGAAGAGGCCGAGCCGCCCTCTGGCGACGATGAAGCCCGCGTGCCCGTTGTGGCCGAGGTTCCGGATCCCGAGGAAGCCGAGCCCACGCAGGCTGAGGTGACCGATGCCGTCCAGGTTTCGGCCCCCCAAAGCGAACTCCCCCCGTCCGAAACCACCGATGAAGCCCGGGGCGACGGCGCCTCCGACCGGTGA
- a CDS encoding glutaminyl-peptide cyclotransferase encodes MRTPIVTALLLASLLGGCAGAPAQPAGPDRLTVEVVATLPHDPAAFTEGLEFAGDTLYESTGLAGKSTLTAGPAGGPPRTTATLPSPLFGEGVTVLGPTLWQLTWQDGFAIERDSATLAELRRVPFEGEGWGLCHQDGGRLVMSNGSSKLTFRDPRTFAVTGSVDVGRDQLNELECVGGDVYANVWHTGTVLRIDAATGRVTGTVDAGQLRARVNVTDPEAVLNGIAAVPGTGDFLLTGKQWPVTFRVRFVPARP; translated from the coding sequence GTGCGCACGCCGATCGTCACCGCCCTGCTGCTGGCCTCCCTCCTGGGCGGCTGCGCCGGCGCCCCGGCACAACCCGCCGGGCCGGACCGGCTCACCGTCGAGGTCGTCGCGACCCTGCCGCACGATCCCGCCGCCTTCACCGAAGGCCTCGAGTTCGCCGGCGACACGCTGTACGAGAGCACCGGGCTCGCCGGGAAGTCCACGCTCACCGCGGGCCCGGCAGGCGGGCCGCCGCGGACCACCGCCACACTGCCGTCGCCGCTGTTCGGCGAGGGTGTCACCGTCCTCGGGCCGACGCTGTGGCAGCTCACCTGGCAGGACGGCTTCGCCATCGAACGCGACTCGGCCACCCTCGCCGAGCTGCGGCGCGTCCCCTTCGAGGGGGAAGGCTGGGGCCTGTGCCACCAGGACGGCGGGCGGCTGGTGATGAGCAACGGCTCGTCGAAGCTCACCTTCCGGGACCCGCGGACCTTCGCCGTCACCGGCAGCGTCGACGTCGGCCGTGACCAGCTCAACGAGCTCGAATGCGTCGGCGGGGACGTCTATGCAAACGTTTGGCACACCGGCACCGTCCTGCGGATCGACGCCGCCACCGGACGCGTCACCGGGACCGTCGACGCAGGTCAGCTGCGCGCGAGGGTGAACGTGACCGACCCCGAAGCCGTGCTCAACGGTATCGCCGCCGTCCCGGGAACCGGCGATTTCCTGCTCACCGGGAAGCAGTGGCCGGTCACGTTCCGGGTGAGGTTCGTCCCGGCTCGGCCGTGA
- a CDS encoding TetR/AcrR family transcriptional regulator, producing the protein MTSFTERTKASLREALLDAAADLLPDRGHAGLRMADVAAKAGVSRQTVYNEFGNKAALTQAVALRTASEFLDGIRQRFETADGLLAGIHHAVVYTIEHARENRLVAAALGTEAGEDLLPLLTSRGEPILTAAADLAAEQYREFEPGLSAEAAALLAETVVRLSLSHLVLSTHSAAEAADAVTAVLEPAIRRFVH; encoded by the coding sequence GTGACCAGCTTCACCGAGCGGACGAAGGCGTCCCTGCGGGAGGCGCTGCTCGACGCGGCCGCCGACCTGCTGCCGGACCGCGGCCACGCGGGCCTGCGGATGGCCGACGTCGCCGCGAAAGCCGGGGTGAGCAGGCAGACGGTCTACAACGAGTTCGGGAACAAGGCGGCGCTGACCCAGGCGGTGGCGCTGCGCACCGCGTCGGAGTTCCTCGACGGGATCCGGCAGCGGTTCGAAACGGCGGACGGGCTCCTGGCGGGCATCCACCACGCCGTCGTCTACACGATCGAGCACGCGCGGGAGAACCGCCTGGTCGCGGCGGCGCTCGGCACCGAAGCGGGCGAGGACCTGCTGCCGCTGCTCACGAGCCGCGGCGAGCCGATCCTCACCGCGGCCGCGGACCTCGCCGCCGAGCAGTACCGCGAGTTCGAGCCCGGGCTCTCCGCCGAGGCCGCGGCCCTGCTCGCGGAGACCGTCGTCCGGCTTTCCCTGTCGCACCTGGTGCTGTCCACGCACTCGGCGGCCGAGGCGGCCGACGCCGTCACCGCGGTGCTGGAACCCGCCATCCGCCGATTCGTCCACTGA
- a CDS encoding HAD family hydrolase has translation MGITVGFDLDMTLIDARPGMAAAMNALGVESGLPLDGEAFAANLGPPLDDILRGFEAPEERIPGLVDRFRAMYPEVVVPSAVALPGAVESLRAVRAAGGRTLVVTGKYGANAQLHVDALGLEVDEVVGELWSTQKAEALLAHDARVYVGDHAGDIRGALAAGAIPVGVTTGPCDRTLLLSEGAEVVFESLTEFPAWFEKTFATVP, from the coding sequence GTGGGCATCACCGTGGGGTTCGACCTCGACATGACACTGATCGACGCCCGGCCGGGCATGGCCGCGGCGATGAACGCGCTGGGCGTCGAATCCGGCCTGCCGCTGGACGGCGAGGCGTTCGCGGCCAACCTCGGGCCGCCGCTGGACGACATCCTGCGCGGCTTCGAAGCGCCCGAGGAGCGCATCCCGGGGCTGGTCGACCGGTTCCGCGCGATGTACCCGGAAGTGGTCGTGCCGAGCGCGGTCGCGCTGCCGGGCGCGGTCGAGTCGCTGCGCGCGGTCCGGGCCGCGGGCGGGCGCACGCTGGTCGTCACCGGGAAGTACGGGGCCAACGCGCAGCTGCACGTGGACGCGCTCGGCCTGGAGGTCGACGAAGTCGTCGGCGAACTGTGGTCGACGCAGAAGGCCGAAGCGCTGCTGGCCCACGACGCCCGGGTGTATGTCGGAGATCACGCCGGTGACATCCGGGGTGCGCTGGCGGCCGGGGCGATCCCGGTCGGCGTCACCACCGGGCCGTGCGATCGCACGCTCCTGCTGAGCGAAGGAGCGGAGGTGGTGTTCGAGTCGCTGACGGAGTTCCCGGCGTGGTTCGAGAAGACGTTCGCGACGGTGCCTTAA
- a CDS encoding cold-shock protein produces MPTGKVKWYDAEKGFGFVTQDGGADVYIRKAALPQGVEGLKAGQRLEFGVADGRRGPQALSVRLLDPPPSVAEARRRPAEELHGLIEDMIKLLELKVQPDLRRNRYPDRKHTKQIGEIMRAVARDLDP; encoded by the coding sequence GTGCCGACCGGCAAGGTCAAGTGGTACGACGCGGAGAAGGGGTTCGGGTTCGTCACGCAGGACGGTGGCGCCGACGTCTACATTCGCAAGGCCGCGCTGCCGCAGGGCGTCGAGGGGCTCAAGGCCGGTCAGCGGCTGGAGTTCGGCGTCGCCGACGGCCGCCGCGGGCCGCAAGCGCTCTCCGTCCGGCTGCTCGACCCGCCGCCGTCCGTCGCCGAAGCGCGCCGCCGCCCGGCCGAGGAACTGCACGGCCTGATCGAGGACATGATCAAGCTGCTCGAGCTGAAGGTGCAGCCGGACCTGCGGCGCAACCGCTACCCGGACCGCAAGCACACCAAGCAGATCGGCGAGATCATGCGCGCGGTCGCCCGGGACCTCGATCCCTAA